From a single Pseudorasbora parva isolate DD20220531a chromosome 15, ASM2467924v1, whole genome shotgun sequence genomic region:
- the zmp:0000001074 gene encoding desmoglein-2.1 — translation MWTECKSFRTSDQLFICYRGQQKGKVISKQRMAHWIMDTIVLAYESQDVPCLLGVRANSTRGLASSWVLARGASLTDIYTRTPNTFAKFYSLRVEPVSSCVLNFHSQKHRRARSKCRPACIAVVVPPPTTAGANPGTLYVVLPKMLPHALAPTLLLLVTVQILSTGECWKVAQKLRHKREWVVPFKKIIENVDYSSEPYISKMRSDMDQGVPLRYTLRGPGANQPPFGCFIVDEYKGFIRITRPLDREERENYTLIGTAWFFNNTIAEDNITVNIRVEDQNDNSPVFIQPKRSRVYERSPVGTFVTQVVAKDADKPHTPHSAIAYSIIKQEPNNGVLFFAVNKSSGEISVSSPTLDREEHRNYVLTVQAADMNGEGEGNSATATVSVVILDVNDNIPTLEKDEFSVSIDENVAPIEVLKIQALDIDEERTDNWLAVFEIVSGNEDGYFTVETDPKTNMGILYLNKPADFESASHMNLNLVVSNKAVPGAPLGSGAGAAGASIGSAGGSGAGGQYGGSGAGGAAGGSGASGQSGGSGAGGQSGASGSGAGSGSSAAKQKQYLVKVNVKNKPEPPRFQPKVKPISVSENSKSSIPRVIDTYTATEEDTGKPAEKVKYAKGYDPDNWISIDVDTAEIKLHKVPDRESPFVVNGTYYAKILCITDELHGQTSTGTIALQVEDLNDNCPKLLNNVQTVCSNTRVVNVTAEDTDSYPNGAPLKFNLIEEKTRGKWNLETINDVSASLLTEDSLWPGFYQVTMEIRDMQGLACHDEQVLHLEVCTCSEGTVCGAKVAAVSTTSATLGAAGISFLILGFLCLILVLMVLIKCECGSAEKGFIDLPFEAKQYLMSYSIEGKGNDTDVLMATPLNLNNGKGDKIKMYKDSLRMVEPNNYTMGKIQVLKSDEPVSSEMVGVVHESAFGGFYCDTDGAHSKNSARCQAEQVFSEAFFKKYYMQKTQHIEQYDFPEERFTKYDYEGERSVASSIDICSNQNESDDDLEFLNDLGLKFRTLAEVCGFEQTQSMSHADSKVENTFETTPTTTPFTEVSEVSSNHMTNTVQPSPVEITVKSPLVQTPPSQGMVIQVPMFYRVNQSMQSNVLMSEDGLGEGLYKINSIPKADRLLIQGNGHAFEPLISGQQAIIGHYSQIGPQSPVMINQGLGEVNPVVIQNHSPTPNLVMMQQQQLDGTGLLRMVNVPVGSVVSGKSGQGRVTLLDGTVNRGMVLVGGLGPSHHPMSPQSLYSVSSQDLSGPVHMNQRVIDGSLSSAQNNGQRTVTIIESLVNGGNVSVGGPGTPNLVSMPQISNGQVNRQLLISAPNIVSGEGRVSGLFVSGPSIPEGPVNSGNLLVAGPGQSPVSTNASTPHLVSLPQVAAGQVNNNQQLISGPISNVQNIVAGKGGQNRLVNGPNGPLVNDCHESRST, via the exons ATGTGGACAGAATGCAAaagcttcaggacctcagatcagctcttcatctgttacagaggccagcagaagggaaaggttatctccaagcagaggatggcccactggataatGGATACCATCGTCTTGGCATATGAATCCCAAGATGTGCCCTGCCTGCTTGGGGTTAGAGCCAACTCCACCAGGGGTTTAGCCTCTTCCTGGGTGCTGGCTCGTGGCGCCTCACTGACAGATATTTATACCCGgacacccaacacgttcgctaaattctatagcctacgtgtagagccggtatcttcctgTGTGCTCAATTTCCATAGTCAGAAACACCGacgtgcccgttctaagtgtcggcctGCGTGCAT AGCGGTTGTTGTTCCCCCACCTACAACGGCCGGGGCCAACCCTGGAACCCTATATGTTGTACTGCCCAAG ATGCTCCCTCACGCTCTGGCTCCGACATTGTTACTGCTTGTCACAGTGCAG aTCCTGAGCACTGGAGAATGTTGGAAAGTTGCACAGAAGCTTCGTCATAAAAGGGAATGGGTCgttccttttaaaaagattataGAAAATGTAGACTACAGTTCTGAGCCCTATATCAGCAAG ATGCGATCAGACATGGACCAGGGCGTCCCACTGCGCTACACTCTAAGGGGTCCAGGAGCTAACCAGCCACCTTTTGGTTGTTTCATAGTAGACGAGTACAAAGGGTTCATTCGCATCACACGGCCTCTGGATCGGGAGGAGAGAGAAAACTACACT CTAATTGGCACTGCGTGGTTCTTTAACAACACCATAGCAGAAGATAATATTACAGTAAACATCAGGGTGGAGGACCAGAATGATAACTCGCCAGTTTTCATCCAGCCAAAACGAAGCAGAGTTTATGAGAGGAGTCCAGTTG GGACCTTTGTAACACAAGTTGTTGCCAAAGATGCAGATAAGCCACACACTCCTCACAGTGCGATAGCGTACAGCATAATCAAACAAGAGCCAAATAATGGTGTACTTTTCTTTGCTGTAAATAAATCCAGTGGAGAAATCTCTGTGAGCAGCCCAACACTTGACAGAGAG GAACACAGAAATTATGTTCTTACGGTGCAAGCTGCTGACATGAATGGGGAGGGTGAAGGAAATTCTGCTACAGCTACTGTATCTGTAGTCATCCTAGATGTTAATGACAATATTCCTACTTTGGAGAAGGATGAG TTTTCAGTGAGTATTGATGAGAATGTGGCACCCATCGAGGTTTTAAAGATCCAGGCACTGGATATCGACGAAGAAAGGACAGACAATTGGTTGGCCGTTTTTGAAATAGTCTCTGGAAACGAGGATGGATATTTCACTGTTGAAACTGATCCGAAGACAAATATGGGTATTTTGTACCTGAACAAG ccTGCTGACTTTGAGTCAGCATCTCATATGAACCTGAACCTAGTTGTTTCAAACAAAGCTGTTCCAGGAGCACCTCTAGGGAGTGGAGCAGGAGCAGCAGGTGCAAGCATAGGATCAGCTGGAGGTTCTGGGGCCGGTGGTCAATATGGAGGTTCTGGAGCTGGTGGTGCAGCTGGAGGTTCTGGAGCCAGTGGTCAATCTGGAGGTTCTGGAGCCGGCGGGCAGTCTGGAGCTTCGGGATCTGGCGCTGGATCAGGCTCCAGCGCAGCCAAGCAAAAGCAATACTTAGTGAAGGTCAACGTGAAAAACAAACCAGAACCCCCAAGGTTCCAGCCAAAGGTCAAGCCTATATCTGTATCTGAAAACAGTAAAAGTTCTATTCCAAGAGTAATTGACACCTACACTGCTACAGAAGAAGACACAGGAAAACCAGCAGAAAAAGTCAA ATATGCTAAGGGATATGACCCTGACAACTGGATTTCTATTGATGTGGACACTGCTGAGATCAAACTCCACAAGGTACCAGATCGTGAGTCTCCATTTGTGGTAAACGGGACCTACTATGCCAAGATCCTCTGCATTACAGATG AGCTGCACGGTCAGACGTCTACAGGGACTATAGCTTTGCAGGTGGAGGACCTGAATGATAACTGCCCCAAACTCCTTAATAATGTGCAGACTGTCTGCAGTAATACCAGAGTAGTGAATGTCACAGCAGAAGATACGGATTCATATCCCAACGGAGCTCCACTAAAGTTCAATTTGATAGAAGAGAAGACAAGGGGCAAATGGAACTTGGAGACAATAAATG ATGTTAGTGCTTCACTGCTCACTGAGGACAGCTTGTGGCCTGGTTTTTACCAAGTCACCATGGAGATCAGAGACATGCAAGGACTGGCCTGCCACGATGAGCAAGTCCTCCATTTAGAAGTTTGCACCTGCTCTGAAGGAACGGTTTGTGGTGCAAAAGTGGCAGCAGTAAGCACTACATCAGCCACTCTTGGAGCGGCAGGAATTAGTTTCCTGATTCTAGGATTCCTCTGCCTAATCT TGGTGCTCATGGTCTTAATAAAATGTGAATGTGGGAGTGCTGAAAAAGGTTTTATTGACCTTCCATTTGAAGCCAAGCAATACCTTATGTCCTATAGCATAGAGGGAAAAGGAAATGacacg GATGTTCTGATGGCCACCCCATTAAACCTCAACAATGGAAAGggtgataaaataaaaatgtacaaagactCTTTAAGAATGGTGGAACCTAACAACTATACAATGGGTAAAATCCAGGTCCTGAAATCAGACGAGCCAGTCAGTTCTGAAATGGTTGGAGTGGTGCATGAGAGTGCATTTGGAGGATTTTACTGTGATACTGACGGAGCACATTCAAAAAACTCTGCCAGGTGTCAAGCAGAACAGGTCTTCAGTGaagcattctttaaaaaatactaCATGCAa AAAACTCAGCATATAGAACAGTATGATTTTCCAGAGGAAAGATTTACAAAGTATGATTATGAGGGTGAAAGATCTGTTGCCAGTTCTATTGACATCTGCAGCAACCAAAACGAGTCCGATGATGACCTGGAGTTCTTGAACGACCTGGGTTTAAAGTTCAGGACCTTGGCTGAGGTTTGTGGATTTGAACAGACTCAATCTATGTCTCACGCTGACTCAAAAGTTGAAAATACATTTGAGACGACACCTACCACAACTCCATTTACTGAAGTGTCTGAAGTGTCTTCCAATCACATGACCAACACTGTCCAACCCAGCCCTGTGGAGATAACAGTTAAGTCACCTCTTGTCCAAACTCCACCTAGTCAGGGGATGGTCATACAGGTGCCTATGTTCTATAGGGTCAACCAGTCAATGCAAAGCAATGTTTTGATGTCTGAGGATGGTCTTGGTGAAGGTCTTTACAAAATTAATAGCATTCCAAAAGCTGACAGACTTCTGATTCAAGGTAACGGCCATGCATTTGAACCTTTAATTAGTGGACAGCAGGCCATCATTGGTCATTATTCTCAAATTGGACCTCAAAGTCCAGTCATGATTAATCAAGGTTTAGGTGAAGTTAATCCTGTGGTAATCCAAAACCATTCACCAACTCCAAACCTTGTAATGATGCAACAGCAACAACTAGATGGAACTGGTTTGCTGCGGATGGTAAACGTACCTGTGGGATCAGTTGTATCAGGAAAGAGCGGGCAGGGTAGAGTAACTCTTCTAGATGGTACAGTCAATAGAGGTATGGTATTAGTTGGAGGTCTAGGTCCAAGTCATCATCCCATGAGCCCTCAATCACTTTACTCAGTAAGTTCTCAAGATTTGAGTGGACCAGTACATATGAACCAAAGAGTAATTGATGGCTCCCTTTCCAGTGCACAGAACAATGGACAAAGGACGGTAACAATTATAGAGAGTCTTGTAAATGGAGGTAATGTTTCAGTAGGAGGCCCAGGAACTCCAAACCTAGTGAGCATGCCTCAAATTTCAAATGGTCAAGTAAATCGCCAGCTTTTAATAAGTGCTCCAAACATTGTATCAGGAGAGGGTCGAGTGAGCGGACTATTTGTAAGTGGTCCTTCTATTCCAGAGGGCCCTGTCAATAGCGGTAATTTATTGGTTGCAGGTCCAGGCCAGTCTCCTGTGTCCACGAATGCAAGTACTCCACACCTAGTGAGCTTGCCTCAAGTTGCTGCTGGACAAGTAAATAACAATCAGCAATTAATAAGTGGTCCCATCTCGAATGTTCAGAACATTGTAGCAGGGAAAGGTGGACAGAATAGATTGGTTAATGGTCCTAATGGACCATTGGTTAATGATTGCCATGAGTCCAGGAGCACATAG